CGTGATTCGGTCAGCGCCGCTCGAGGTCGGTGATCTTGGTTTCGATCGACTCGAGTTTCGACGTGAGGCTCGTAATATTCTGCTCGATCTCGTCGAGCTTGCTCACTTCCCGCAGGGTCGAGGTCACCCGCTCGCCGATGAATTGATCGAGATCGTTCTGATCGCGCGACGGAGTTTCGAGCACTTCTTTCAGAAGGTTTTTGGCTTCCACTTTGCTCAGTTCACCCCGGGCCACGAGCCGGTCGATATAGCGTTCGGCCTCCTCATGGCGGCCTTTCTCCGTGTCGAACCCCAGCAATACGTATCGCTGGATGAAATCAAACAACGAGCCTTGGCCGTGTTGAATAATGTCTTTGAGCATCGTGAGCGGCAGGATGGATTTTGCGTTTTTTTCTTGATCGACAAGGATCTGCGTCAGAATGATCGAGGTGACATCGGCCTTCGTCTTGTTGTCGATGACACAGACGTCTTCTCCCTTCTTGATCAACTTCGCGATCTCGTCGAGCGTGACGTAACAACTGTCCTTCGTGTCGTATAGTTTCCGGTTTTGATATTTCTTAATGATCCGCGCCTGATTTTCCCCGAGCATCGCTTCCTCCATTTTCCTTTAAACTCAGCTAGTTATATCGAGGCTCCGCTCCTGCAGCACGCTAAATAACACGCCGCATCAGCCTCGTCAAATGCCATTCTTGGCGGGTTGCGCAATTGTGTCAAGAACTCTCTTCTTTTGACGCGGCCGCATTATTCGCTTTGGAATCTTGCTGGAGGAGGTGGCGAATAACTTCGTTCCGCGCTTGCATGTCGTACGCAAGCCACGAAAGCGCTGCAAAGAGGACGACCACTCCCGCGAATCCCGTGAAAAGCAAAAGGTGGTTGTAGATGTAAACGAAATTCCGAAACGTTGGATTGGGCGAAACGAGTGATTCACGATACATCCTTCCGACAAACCCCCAGTACACGACGATGCCCCGGTGAAAAAAAAGGGCATAGAGCGCGGCAAAGAAGAGGCCGAAGAAACCAAATACTCCCCATACCATTCTGCGGTGGCGGGAGTAGTTGGGATTCTGGACGTCCGCTAGGACGATTTCTTGGTATTTGGTCAGTTCGTTCATTCGGCGATTCGGGCCACAAGATCGATCTCGACTTTCGCTCCCTTAGGGAGCGCGGCGACGGCTACGGTGGATCGGGCCGGCTTCGTGTCACCCAGGTATTCCGAATAAACTTCGTTGAGGAGGGGAAAATCGTCCATGGACACGAGATACACCGTGGCCTTGACGACGCTTCGGAAGTCCGTGCCGGCCGCCGAGAGAACAGCCTTCAAGTTTTCAAACACGCGCTTCGTTTGAGCCTTCATGTCCCCTGTGATCATTTGTCCCGTTTTCGGGTCGAGCGGTATCTGGCCGGCCGTATAAAGAAATCCGCCGGTTATGATTCCCTGAGAATAGGGGCCGATGGCGGCCGGCGCCTGGTTTGTCGCCACTACTTTTGAACTCATTCTTCCTCCCTTGCGCTCTCCGGCAACTCCGCGATGTACGGAAGATTGCGATACCTCTCACGCGCGTCGAGACCGTATCCCACGACAAACCGGTCGTCGATCGTAAAACCCAAGTAATCGATCGGAACGGGTTTGAGGAGTTTCCCCGGTTTCAAGAGCAGGACGCATAATCGCAGCGAAGCGGGTTTCCGCAGCCGGAGATTTTCGAGCAGGTAATGAAGCGTGTGCCCGGTATCCACGATGTCTTCGACCAGCAAAACATGTTTACCGGTGATCGGAACCGACAAATCAAGTGTGATCTTTACGTCACCGGAGGAACGGGTCTGCTGGCCGTAACTGGTCGTTCCCAAAAAGTCGACCGTAACGGGAAGGTCGATGTTTCGAATCAGATCGGCGAAGAAAACGAAGGAACCTTTCAGAACTCCGATGCACGCAAGTCCTTTCCCTTTGTGGTCGCGGGCGATCGTTTCGCCGAGTTCTTTTACCCGTTTGGCGATCTGCCTTTCCGTGAGGAATGGAGTCGGTTTTTTCATCGGAGCGGTACCTCGGGCTTCCATGAGTATGGAGATTTCGCGCCGTATCGTTGAGCGATCAGTTCGGCCACGATCGCCACGGCGATCTCTCCCGGCGATTGGCTGCCGATATTGAGACCTGTCGGAGAATGCACACGATGAATCGCATCTTCATCAAAACCGGCCGCCTTGAGCCGCGCGCGTGTTTTTGTGGCTTTGACAAAGCTCCCGATCAGTCCCAAATAACGGAACGGCTTGGCCAAGCAAGCCTCTACAATCCGCTGGTCCAGTTGATGATCGTGCGTGCAGACGACCACCGAGACATAGTTATCGAAAGCTAGGTCAGAGATCACATCCTCGAGGGGGGCGACCCTCCGCTCATCGGCAGCCGGAAAATGGGTCTCGTTGAGATGTTCCGAACGGTCGTCGATTACGGTGACATGAAATCGGGCCAGTTTCGCAATGGCGGCCAGCGGTTTTCCGACGTGTCCCGCCCCAAAAATGTAGAGACGTTCGGTGGGCGCGATTTTTTCAAAGAATAGCTCGACGATCCCCCCGCAGCACATCCCGATTTCATGGGTCAGGTCGTATTTCTTGAGAAAAGTTTCTCCTTCGCCAAAAAGCGTTCGGGCATCCTCGATGGCCGATTTCTCCAACGCACCGCCGCCGATCGTTCCCTCGGTTCGTCCGTTCCGATGGACGATCATCCGGCTTCCCGGCTTCCTCGGCGTGGATCCCACGACGCTGACGACGGTGGCGACGACAAACGTCTCGCCTTCGTCACGCAGCCGCGCAATCGTGTCGAGGAGTTCCATGGCTATTCCGGGAACTTGGCGATCCACTCCGTCAGAAATCGAGAAAATGTTTCCTTCATGCGCATCGTTTCGTGGATCACTTCCTCGTGCGTGATCGGTTTGGTTTGCCCGGAAAGGCCGGAGGCCCAGTTCGTGATACACGAAATCCCCAAGACCCGCATCCCCATGTGGCGCGCCGCGATTACTTCAGGCACCGTTGACATTCCGACCACATCGGCTCCGAGAGTTGCCAGCATCTTGATTTCCGAGGGGGTCTCGTACGAGGGGCCTGGCAGTGCCGCGTATACGCCGGTGATGAAAGGGATCTGAAGCGATTGGGTTACGGTTTGAGCGTGTTGGAGAAACTCCGCGTCGTAAGCGTGACTCATATCAACGAATCTCGGTCCCAGCTCATCCAAATTTGGACCTCGAAGCGGGTTTTGGCCGATTAGATTCAGGTGGTCCCGAAGGAAGAGTAGGGATCCGGGAGGGATGTCGTTTCGAAGGGAGCCGGCGGCATTGCTCACCACGAGATTACGGACACCCCATTTGCCGAGGAGGCGGATTGGAAGCGTGACGATGGAGAGCGAATGCCCCTCGTAATAATGGAAACGGCCGCGAAAGATGACGACCGATCGCCCGGCGATTTTTCCGCGGAGAACAACTCCCTCATGTCCGGGGATGGTCGTCTTTGGAAAGCCGGGGACCTTTACATAAGGAAGGGAAGTCGGTTGTTGGAGATGGTCGGCTACGCCGCCCAAGCCGGAACCCAAAATGATGGCGACATCGGGGGGTGTTTTGCCCAGAGCGTCGGTCACGGCCCGAAGGGCTTTGGCAATCGCTCCTCTATAATGGCGTGGGGACGCCACTTCAGCGGACCATCGTAACGCCAGAACGGGTTCCGATACGGCTCGCGCCGGCTTGGAGAAGAGCCAGCGCCTGCTCCCGCGTTCGGATGCCGCCGCTCGCTTTAATTTGAACACGATCGGAAAGAACACGGCGAAGGAGTTGCACGTCCTCCACCGCCGCGACTCCGGGACCGAAACCGGTCGAGGTTTTGGCAAAGGCCGCACCGGCGGCCTGGAGAATGAAAGCGGCCTCCACTTTATCTTCGGTCGTCAGGAGGGCCGTCTCCAGAATGACTTTGACCCGATTCCCCCGAGCCGCTTCCACGACGGCCGATATGTCGTCGTACGCCGGGAGGTAATGCTTAGATTTGAAAGCGCCGATATTCATGACCATGTCGATTTCTTGCGCACCGCGGCCAACGGCCTCTTCGGTTTCAAAAACTTTTGCAGCGGTCGTGGTCGCTCCCAGCGGAAATCCGACGACCGTAATCGCCTTCACGTCGGTTCCCGAGAGCCTTTTACTTATCCTTTCGACATAAATCGGGTTCACGCAGACGCCGGCAAAACGAAATTCCAGGGCTTCGTCGCACAGTTTTTCGATGTCGCCGGACGTTGCGTCCGGTTTCAATAACGTATGGTCGATTCTGCGGGCCAGCTCGGAAGCAGACCCGAAGGTCGAGGGGGCACGGTTAAAGGACGTACGCGATCCGAAAATGCTGGCGTTCACGTTCAATTCTCGAGCGATCTTTTCTCGAGACAGATCGATCAGGTTTTGTAGGTCCGAAATGGACATGAACCGAGTCCGGCGCTTACCATTGAGGCCAAGCAGCGTCAAACCGGTGAAATTCGCTTATCTCTTATTCTTGATAATTCTCGTGCCGCCATCGGTCGGCTTTTGTCAGGAAACGATCGACGGGACAAAGAGTCTTTTCCACCGTTCCGACGTCGAGTTGAAGGGGAGGCTGCGCCATTTGGTTCTGGAAGAGTTGGCCCCTGGCACGGGCGTGTCGCGGAAGAAGATCGTAACGGTCGAACGGCAGGGAAAATATCCGGATTGGAGCGTGCGATTGTCGACATGGTCGATCCATCCGGAGCCGACTCGTGAATCGGACGTCACGTTACCGGCCGATGCGGTCTTCTTTGGTTTTGCTCCCCTCGAAGGACCGGATTCAAAGGTCCTGGTCTTAATCCGCCAACGACAACTGGAAGTCTGGACGCCTGAAGGTGCGACGTTCGTGAAGGCTCCTCCGCTTTCTGTTCCGATCGATACGTCGTTTTCAGTGGCTGAACTGGGAGAAGTGACGCCGATCCAGCTTCTCTCTCCGCTGAACGACGGAAAGGGAATTACCCGGCTTCTGATCCCCACGCCGAAAGGGATTCGTGAATATCTTCTGGATAAGACGCACCTCCGCGCTGGAGATCTTTATGGGGTTATGCCCCGGATGTTCTATCACTCTGAAATCGAGCGCCAGCCGTTCGATCTGCCGTTCTGGGTTCGAAACTCGGTTTGGTATCCCGCTGCGATTTTGGGAAACTTGACGACTTCGACCCGAGAGCTTCTCTGGCCATGGATGGACGAAGTCGACGTCGTGCCGCTCGATCAAAAATCGGCCGTGCGGACATTGCGATTCAATCAGATGACCGAAGCCGAGCGGGACGACGC
Above is a genomic segment from Bdellovibrionota bacterium containing:
- a CDS encoding polyhydroxyalkanoate synthesis regulator DNA-binding domain-containing protein, encoding MEEAMLGENQARIIKKYQNRKLYDTKDSCYVTLDEIAKLIKKGEDVCVIDNKTKADVTSIILTQILVDQEKNAKSILPLTMLKDIIQHGQGSLFDFIQRYVLLGFDTEKGRHEEAERYIDRLVARGELSKVEAKNLLKEVLETPSRDQNDLDQFIGERVTSTLREVSKLDEIEQNITSLTSKLESIETKITDLERR
- a CDS encoding RidA family protein, which encodes MSSKVVATNQAPAAIGPYSQGIITGGFLYTAGQIPLDPKTGQMITGDMKAQTKRVFENLKAVLSAAGTDFRSVVKATVYLVSMDDFPLLNEVYSEYLGDTKPARSTVAVAALPKGAKVEIDLVARIAE
- the hpt gene encoding hypoxanthine phosphoribosyltransferase: MKKPTPFLTERQIAKRVKELGETIARDHKGKGLACIGVLKGSFVFFADLIRNIDLPVTVDFLGTTSYGQQTRSSGDVKITLDLSVPITGKHVLLVEDIVDTGHTLHYLLENLRLRKPASLRLCVLLLKPGKLLKPVPIDYLGFTIDDRFVVGYGLDARERYRNLPYIAELPESAREEE
- the xdhC gene encoding xanthine dehydrogenase accessory protein XdhC, with the translated sequence MELLDTIARLRDEGETFVVATVVSVVGSTPRKPGSRMIVHRNGRTEGTIGGGALEKSAIEDARTLFGEGETFLKKYDLTHEIGMCCGGIVELFFEKIAPTERLYIFGAGHVGKPLAAIAKLARFHVTVIDDRSEHLNETHFPAADERRVAPLEDVISDLAFDNYVSVVVCTHDHQLDQRIVEACLAKPFRYLGLIGSFVKATKTRARLKAAGFDEDAIHRVHSPTGLNIGSQSPGEIAVAIVAELIAQRYGAKSPYSWKPEVPLR
- a CDS encoding purine-nucleoside phosphorylase; protein product: MASPRHYRGAIAKALRAVTDALGKTPPDVAIILGSGLGGVADHLQQPTSLPYVKVPGFPKTTIPGHEGVVLRGKIAGRSVVIFRGRFHYYEGHSLSIVTLPIRLLGKWGVRNLVVSNAAGSLRNDIPPGSLLFLRDHLNLIGQNPLRGPNLDELGPRFVDMSHAYDAEFLQHAQTVTQSLQIPFITGVYAALPGPSYETPSEIKMLATLGADVVGMSTVPEVIAARHMGMRVLGISCITNWASGLSGQTKPITHEEVIHETMRMKETFSRFLTEWIAKFPE
- the deoC gene encoding deoxyribose-phosphate aldolase; translation: MSISDLQNLIDLSREKIARELNVNASIFGSRTSFNRAPSTFGSASELARRIDHTLLKPDATSGDIEKLCDEALEFRFAGVCVNPIYVERISKRLSGTDVKAITVVGFPLGATTTAAKVFETEEAVGRGAQEIDMVMNIGAFKSKHYLPAYDDISAVVEAARGNRVKVILETALLTTEDKVEAAFILQAAGAAFAKTSTGFGPGVAAVEDVQLLRRVLSDRVQIKASGGIRTREQALALLQAGASRIGTRSGVTMVR
- a CDS encoding VCBS repeat-containing protein, with the protein product MIILVPPSVGFCQETIDGTKSLFHRSDVELKGRLRHLVLEELAPGTGVSRKKIVTVERQGKYPDWSVRLSTWSIHPEPTRESDVTLPADAVFFGFAPLEGPDSKVLVLIRQRQLEVWTPEGATFVKAPPLSVPIDTSFSVAELGEVTPIQLLSPLNDGKGITRLLIPTPKGIREYLLDKTHLRAGDLYGVMPRMFYHSEIERQPFDLPFWVRNSVWYPAAILGNLTTSTRELLWPWMDEVDVVPLDQKSAVRTLRFNQMTEAERDDAQSYVVTVPEDLDGDGRTDFLVNKFQGAATALRAQTTLFFTDSNGNAPEKGLVLKPPGNRAAGALSIDINKDNRKDLAVASSQFNAWAIVRALIQHRVNVTFSLYLARPDGYKLDHPDFEREISFRFNLEDAEIEGLLPTLEGDFNGDGYVDALYARDRRQLSILIQKPNSKDLLPSSPSGTYDIAVPRQFRIGDLNGDGKSDIVLFDRRSSGNQRFTVLVNNGRL